DNA sequence from the Moorena sp. SIOASIH genome:
CCCCAATACCACTCAAAGTTATCGATTAGACTCCAAACAAAAAAGCGCTCCCCATCTGGAGAGCGCTTTGTTTTAACTTAGCGTATTATGCCAAGTTGAAATTAACCGTTGATCACTGGAGCAGTCAAAGCTACAGGAGTAGCTTCAGCAGCAGCTAGGTCTAGAGGGAAGTTGTGAGCGTTACGCTCGTGCATTACCTCGAAACCTAGGTTAGCCCGGTTAAGTACATCAGCCCAGGTGTTGATCACGTGACCTTGTGAGTCGATGATGCTCTGGTTGAAGTTGAAACCATTGAGGTTAAATGCCATGGTGCTGATGCCCAGTGCAGTAAACCAGATGCCGATTACAGGCCATGCACCTAAGAAGAAGTGCAAGGAACGGCTGTTGTTGAAGGAAGCGTATTGGAAGATTAAACGACCGAAGTAGCCGTGAGCTGCCACGATGTTGTAAGTTTCTTCCTCTTGACCGAACTTGTAACCATAGTTCTGAGACTCGGTTTCGGTGGTCTCACGCACTAAGGAGGAGGTCACCAAAGAACCGTGCATTGCAGAGAACAAGGAACCACCGAATACACCGGCTACACCTAGCATGTGGAACGGGTGCATCAGGATGTTGTGCTCAGCTTGGAACACGAACATGAAGTTGAAGGTTCCGCTGATACCGAGAGGCATACCATCGGAGAAAGAACCTTGTCCGATTGGGTAGATCAGGAACACGGCGCTAGCAGCTGCAACTGGTGCGCTGTAAGCGACGCAGATCCAAGGACGCATACCTAAGCGGTAGCTCAGTTCCCACTCACGACCCATGTAGGCGAATACACCAATCAGGAAGTGGAACACTACCAACTGGTAAGGACCACCGTTGTATAGCCACTCATCTAAGGAAGCAGCTTCCCAGATTGGGTAGAAGTGTAAGCCAATGGCGTTAGAAGAAGGAACAACAGCACCAGAGATGATGTTGTTTCCATACATCAGGGAGCCAGCAACCGGCTCGCGGATACCATCGATGTCCACAGGAGGAGCAGCGATGAAAGCAATGATGAAGCAGGTGGTAGCAGCTAGCAAAGTTGGGATCATTAAGATACCAAACCAGCCTACATAGAGGCGGTTGTTGGTAGAGGTGACCCAATTGCAGAACTGAGACCACACAGAGGTGTTGCTCTGTTGTAATACAGTAGTCATGTTCTTATGATTGCGGGTATGAATATGAAGTTATCGAGGTTCGTCCGGCTTGTGTGCGCCTTCATGTATTTATATTAAGTAATATATTTAGTTTTGTAAAGGGTTTTGGGAGTAATTTCCCCTCATGTTATTAAATAATGTAAATAAGTAAAACTTATATTAAAAAGTATTGACAAATAAATATTAATGTGATAACAAAAACAAAAATAGCCTACGCTACCAGATCAAATGCGTACGCTACCAGCATTTCCCGCTAAACCCTATGGGTGTTTCCGATTAATGATTAAACCACCCGATTATTTTGAATACACTCGCAATACCACTCAAAACTAGACTTAGGAATACGCTGTTGGGTTGGGTAATCAATATAAGTAATCCCAAAGCGGCGATCATATCCCCAATACCACTCAAAGTTATCGATTAGACTCCAAACAAAAAAGCGCTCCCCATCTGGAGAGCGCTTTGTTTTAACTTAGCGTATT
Encoded proteins:
- the psbA gene encoding photosystem II q(b) protein yields the protein MTTVLQQSNTSVWSQFCNWVTSTNNRLYVGWFGILMIPTLLAATTCFIIAFIAAPPVDIDGIREPVAGSLMYGNNIISGAVVPSSNAIGLHFYPIWEAASLDEWLYNGGPYQLVVFHFLIGVFAYMGREWELSYRLGMRPWICVAYSAPVAAASAVFLIYPIGQGSFSDGMPLGISGTFNFMFVFQAEHNILMHPFHMLGVAGVFGGSLFSAMHGSLVTSSLVRETTETESQNYGYKFGQEEETYNIVAAHGYFGRLIFQYASFNNSRSLHFFLGAWPVIGIWFTALGISTMAFNLNGFNFNQSIIDSQGHVINTWADVLNRANLGFEVMHERNAHNFPLDLAAAEATPVALTAPVING